In Electrophorus electricus isolate fEleEle1 chromosome 14, fEleEle1.pri, whole genome shotgun sequence, a single window of DNA contains:
- the si:ch211-221j21.3 gene encoding uncharacterized protein si:ch211-221j21.3 yields the protein MMSMDYVTPLLQNKRRGEGDHGQRERECRSKRVCAGLGRSVQVEYGAVTDCRVSWEPPRVSPPNVLGAQGGSVQHCCSRCFAGESGHINHITQRY from the exons ATGATGTCCATGGATTATGTAACTCCCCTACTGCAGAACAAGAGACGAGGCGAGGGAGACCACGGACAGAGGGAAAGGGAATGCCGATCG AAAAGAGTGTGCGCCGGACTGGGAAGAAGTGTCCAGGTTGAGTATGGTGCCGTGACAGACTGTCGGGTGTCATGGGAGCCTCCGCGAGTCAGTCCTCCAAAC GTGCTTGGAGCTCAGGGTGGCAGTGTTCAGCACTGTTGCTCCAGATGCTTCGCAGGAGAGTCG GGCCATATAAATCATATCACGCAGAGATATTGA
- the glrx3 gene encoding glutaredoxin 3, with the protein MANFTGATTPQQFEELLKKAGKSLAVVHFYAPWAPQCSQMNDVMEELAKEHKQTMFIKLEAEAVPGVSEKYEISSVPTFLFFKGGEKIDRLDGAHAPELTNKVQRLASTGGGPAVVGGVPKEELNERLRKLISTAPCMLFMKGSPQEPRCGFSRQIVQILKDHNIQYSSFDILSDEEVRQGLKTYSNWPTYPQVYVNGDLVGGLDIIKELAETGELENTCPKAIPVEHRLKSLINKCSVMLFMKGNKEAAKCGFSRQILEIMNRTGVEYETFDILQDEEVRQGLKTYSNWPTYPQLYVKGELIGGLDIVKELMANGELDSVLRGQN; encoded by the exons ATGGCGAACTTCACGGGCGCAACAACACCGCAGCAGTTTGAAGAACTGTTAAAAAAAGCCGGCAA gTCCCTCGCTGTTGTCCATTTCTATGCACCATGGGCTCCACAGTGCAGTCAGATGAACGATGTGATGGAGGAGTTAGcaaaagaacacaaacagaCCATGTTTATCAAG TTGGAGGCTGAGGCAGTCCCCGGGGTCTCTGAGAAGTATGAGATCAGCTCAGTTCCCACCTTCCTCTTTTTCAAG GGTGGTGAGAAGATTGACAGGCTGGATGGCGCGCATGCCCCTGAGCTGACCAATAAGGTGCAGCGACTGGCGTCCACTGGGGGCGGGCCTGCTGTGGTGGGGGGCGTCCCTAAAGAGGAGCTTAACGAGAGACTGAGGAAACTCATCAGCACTGCGCCCTGCATGCTGTTCATGAAGGGATCGCCCCAGGAACCACGCTGTg gCTTTAGCAGGCAGATAGTGCAGATTCTGAAGGACCACAACATCCAGTACAGTAGCTTTGATATCCTCTCGGACGAGGAGGTCCGGCAGGGCCTGAAGACCTACTCCAACTGGCCCACATACCCTCAGGTGTATGTTAATGGAGATCTGGTTGGAGGGCTGGACATCATCAAG GAGCTGGCTGAAACCGGAGAGCTGGAGAACACCTGCCCTAAGGCTATCCCAGTGGaacacag GTTGAAGTCCCTCATTAACAAATGTTCTGTCATGCTCTTCATGAAAGGAAATAAAGAG GCAGCCAAATGTGGATTCAGTCGTCAGATACTTGAAATAATGAACCGCACAGG GGTTGAGTATGAGACGTTTGACATTCTTCAGGATGAGGAG GTCCGGCAGGGCCTGAAGACATATTCCAACTGGCCTACGTACCCACAGCTCTATGTAAAAGGGGAACTGATCGGAGGACTGGATATTGTCAAG GAACTGATGGCTAATGGAGAGCTGGACTCAGTGCTTCGAGGGCAGAATTAG